One window of the Lytechinus variegatus isolate NC3 chromosome 3, Lvar_3.0, whole genome shotgun sequence genome contains the following:
- the LOC121409929 gene encoding NADH dehydrogenase [ubiquinone] 1 alpha subcomplex subunit 8-like, which translates to MPEVVNLPSKAELDVPEVPLTSSALKAGAHHFGRQCDKANKEFMLCRDEEKDPRKCLEEGRQVTNCAFKFFNQIRAHCNESFTEHWTCLDYNKQEFRRCRETQKKFDTCVFENLGWVRPELGDMGKVTVVKTERPVPEFDLRPIPEPTPRPVPPADLPASKTGSKYFFFW; encoded by the exons ATGCCTGAGGTTGTAAATTTGCCTTCCAAAGCGGAACTTGATGTTCCTGAAGTTCCCCTTACATCATCTGCATTAAAAGCAGGTGCTCATCACTTCGGAAGACAATGTGACAAGGCAAACAAG GAATTTATGCTGTGCAGGGATGAAGAGAAGGATCCAAGGAAGTGTTTAGAAGAAGGAAGACAAGTCACAAACTGTGCTTTCAAATTCTTCAATCAAATAAGAGCTCATTGTAATGAATCATTCACAGAGCATTGGACCTGCTTAGATTATAACAAGCAAGAATTCAGAAG ATGCCGTGAAActcaaaagaaatttgacacaTGTGTTTTTGAAAACCTGGGATGGGTCAGACCAGAACTTGGAGATATGGGAAAG GTGACTGTTGTGAAGACTGAGAGACCTGTACCCGAATTTGATCTGAGACCGATTCCTGAACCAACACCTCGGCCAGTCCCACCTGCTGATCTTCCTGCTTCAAAGACCGGCTCcaagtattttttcttttggtaG